Proteins encoded within one genomic window of Balneolaceae bacterium:
- a CDS encoding DUF4382 domain-containing protein has product MISRIATLLLFTLFLLTSCDVADNGNSNSTRGTLQVYLTDAPGNYEAVWIDIQEVRIHRSENEEIEDDDDGWITISEEPKKVNLLDLTNGKLEVLGETDLDEGMYSQIRLILGDDNEVVKNGVTHSLDTPSAQQSGLKLNVNAEIEGGQVYTLLLDFDASRSIIEAGNSGKFLLKPVIRAVAFAETGAIEGSIEPAESLPWVYAIAGTDTVAGTRADAEGEFRLVGLLSGSYNVAINPSEEGYSDEIISDVDVTAPDTTDLGVINLDEDEE; this is encoded by the coding sequence ATGATATCACGAATTGCTACACTACTACTTTTTACTCTGTTTCTGCTCACCTCATGTGATGTTGCCGATAACGGAAACTCAAATTCCACCAGAGGTACACTACAAGTCTATCTGACAGATGCCCCCGGAAATTATGAAGCCGTTTGGATTGATATTCAGGAGGTACGAATTCATCGCAGTGAAAATGAGGAGATTGAGGACGACGATGACGGTTGGATTACTATCAGCGAAGAACCTAAAAAAGTCAACCTTCTTGATCTCACCAATGGTAAGCTTGAAGTACTTGGCGAAACCGATCTTGATGAAGGAATGTACAGCCAGATCAGGCTTATTCTGGGTGACGATAATGAGGTCGTCAAAAATGGGGTCACACATTCTCTTGATACTCCAAGTGCTCAACAATCTGGTTTAAAACTGAATGTAAATGCAGAGATAGAGGGTGGACAGGTGTACACACTTCTGCTGGATTTCGATGCCTCCCGTTCTATTATTGAAGCCGGAAATTCCGGGAAGTTTCTTTTAAAACCGGTTATTCGTGCAGTTGCATTTGCTGAAACCGGTGCCATTGAAGGAAGTATTGAACCCGCTGAATCCCTCCCCTGGGTCTATGCCATTGCCGGTACTGATACCGTTGCAGGTACCCGTGCTGATGCTGAAGGCGAATTCAGATTGGTTGGATTGTTATCCGGTTCTTATAATGTCGCCATCAATCCATCAGAAGAAGGCTATTCCGATGAGATTATTAGCGATGTAGATGTTACAGCGCCAGACACAACCGATCTTGGCGTAATTAATCTCGACGAAGACGAGGAGTAG
- a CDS encoding YkoF family thiamine/hydroxymethylpyrimidine-binding protein produces the protein MKTVAQLTYIPLYTDHPKEKVQDLIEFVAQHDVEVDINYLSTSVKGDTDVVFDLIREIYDTMTLEDEAFRFHVELLSPTED, from the coding sequence ATGAAAACCGTTGCACAACTTACCTATATACCCCTTTACACCGATCACCCGAAAGAAAAAGTACAAGACCTGATAGAGTTCGTTGCCCAACATGATGTAGAGGTCGATATCAACTACCTGTCCACGAGCGTGAAGGGGGATACAGATGTTGTTTTCGACCTGATTAGGGAAATTTACGATACCATGACTCTTGAAGATGAAGCCTTTCGTTTTCATGTGGAGCTGCTAAGCCCGACGGAAGATTAA
- the hisG gene encoding ATP phosphoribosyltransferase, which yields MRTLDSTTSLRIAVQKSGRLTDKTLNLLEGIGLKFDDYKRSLLVKCLNFDVELLLIRDDDIPEYVQDGICDLGFVGANVVEEDQVDVEILRGLNYGVCRLSLAVPKDSAIKKPEDFAGKKIATSYPGITKRFFEKKGVNVKVITLSGSVEIAPRLEIADAICDLVSTGNTLKANGLEEIINIFDSETQLIKTNKPLSEGKQQLIEKILQRIEGYQKAAKSRYIMMNAPQESVERIKEIIPSLKSPTVMPLADNGMVAIHTVVPLSTFWDVMERLKEAGATGIVMLPIESMIA from the coding sequence ATGAGAACTCTCGATTCTACTACATCACTACGAATTGCCGTTCAAAAAAGCGGACGGCTGACCGATAAAACATTGAACCTTTTGGAGGGCATTGGCTTAAAATTCGACGATTATAAACGAAGCCTGCTCGTTAAATGTCTCAATTTCGATGTTGAACTCCTCTTGATCCGTGATGACGATATTCCCGAATATGTACAAGACGGCATTTGCGATCTTGGCTTTGTCGGGGCTAACGTTGTTGAGGAAGACCAGGTGGATGTTGAGATCCTCCGCGGATTGAATTACGGCGTTTGCCGGTTATCTCTGGCAGTTCCTAAAGACAGCGCCATCAAAAAACCGGAAGATTTTGCCGGAAAAAAAATTGCAACAAGTTATCCCGGAATCACCAAACGATTTTTTGAAAAGAAGGGCGTGAATGTAAAAGTAATTACACTCTCCGGATCGGTTGAAATTGCACCCCGGCTGGAAATTGCCGATGCTATCTGCGATCTCGTTTCCACCGGAAACACATTAAAAGCAAACGGCCTTGAGGAGATCATTAATATTTTTGATTCTGAAACTCAGCTTATTAAAACGAATAAGCCTCTTTCCGAAGGCAAACAACAACTTATTGAAAAAATCCTCCAGCGAATTGAAGGATATCAAAAAGCGGCTAAAAGCCGGTATATTATGATGAATGCACCACAGGAATCGGTGGAAAGAATCAAAGAAATTATACCTTCACTAAAAAGCCCAACGGTGATGCCACTGGCCGATAATGGAATGGTGGCTATCCATACTGTTGTTCCGTTATCTACATTTTGGGATGTAATGGAACGGCTCAAAGAAGCTGGCGCCACAGGAATTGTAATGCTGCCAATTGAAAGTATGATCGCTTGA